Proteins encoded in a region of the Zea mays cultivar B73 chromosome 2, Zm-B73-REFERENCE-NAM-5.0, whole genome shotgun sequence genome:
- the LOC100282875 gene encoding histone-lysine N-methyltransferase, H3 lysine-36 and H4 lysine-20specific isoform 1 (isoform 1 is encoded by transcript variant 1) yields MVRVGLSSAPGVNLTEQIDNVFDQLINKIEHADFDTRPFLKQLNVLGRYEPIKRNVYCTKRRIEDYGISCHCKPSPGSSVVCGRDCHCGMLFSCCSSQCECDDTCTNKSFQHRPLKKTKLIKTEKCGHGLVAEDEIKKGEFVIEYVGEVIDDRTCENRLWTMKRLLDTDFYLCEVSSNMVIDATNKGNRSRFINHSCEPNTAMQKWTVDGETRVGIFALRDIKIGEELTYDYKFVQFGAAQVCHCGSSNCRKMLGTTKYSGSSQNHHAKKKKRKTSCENCIQQFLRLWHPHKKMYVGCWIIDFDQETKMHTLKFNDLHTEKFNLKEEEWHFLEVDFDED; encoded by the exons ATGGTCCGCGTGGGCTTGTCTTCCGCGCCCGGGGTCAATCTGACAGAG CAAATCGATAATGTTTTTGACCAACTGATCAACAAGATAGAACATGCGGATTTTGATACGCGGCCTTTCTTGAAACAATTGAATGTGTTAGGCCGCTATGAACCAATCAAGCGGA ATGTATATTGCACTAAGAGACGCATTGAAGATTATGGCATTTCTTGTCACTGTAAGCCTTCTCCTGGTTCATCAGTTGTGTGTGGCAGAGACTGCCATTGTGG CATGCTTTTCTCTTGCTGTTCATCACAATGTGAATGTGATGACACATGCACCAATAAATCATTCCAGCACAGACCTCTTAAGAAAACCAAATTGATTAAG ACAGAGAAATGTGGTCATGGATTGGTTGCTGAGGATGAAATAAAGAAAGGAGAATTTGTTATTGAGTATGTTGGAGAAG TTATTGATGACAGAACATGTGAGAATAGGCTATGGACAATGAAAAGGCTGCTTGACACTGACTTCTACCTTTGTGAGGTCAGTAGTAATATGGTCATTGATGCAACAAACAAGGGAAACCGGTCCCGATTCATAAACCATAGCTGTGAACCAAACACAGCGATGCagaaatg GACTGTTGATGGAGAGACCAGGGTTGGAATTTTTGCACTTCGTGACATAAAGATAGGGGAGGAGCTGACCTATGACTATAA ATTTGTCCAGTTTGGAGCAGCTCAAGTTTGTCATTGTGGGTCTTCGAACTGCAGAAAAATGCTAGGCACGACGAAGTATTCAGGAAGCTCACAGAATCATCATGCCAAGAAGAAAAAGCGGAAAACAAGTTGTGAGAATTGCATACAGCAGTTTCTTCGGCTGTGGCATCCACATAAAAAAAT GTATGTTGGTTGTTGGATAATTGACTTCGATCAAGAAACTAAAATGCATACT CTGAAGTTCAATGATCTCCATACTGAAAAGTTcaatttgaaggaagaagaatggCACTTCTTAGAG
- the LOC100282875 gene encoding histone-lysine N-methyltransferase, H3 lysine-36 and H4 lysine-20specific isoform 2 (isoform 2 is encoded by transcript variant 2): MVRVGLSSAPGVNLTEQIDNVFDQLINKIEHADFDTRPFLKQLNVLGRYEPIKRNVYCTKRRIEDYGISCHCKPSPGSSVVCGRDCHCGMLFSCCSSQCECDDTCTNKSFQHRPLKKTKLIKTEKCGHGLVAEDEIKKGEFVIEYVGEVIDDRTCENRLWTMKRLLDTDFYLCEVSSNMVIDATNKGNRSRFINHSCEPNTAMQKWTVDGETRVGIFALRDIKIGEELTYDYNIMYRFVQFGAAQVCHCGSSNCRKMLGTTKYSGSSQNHHAKKKKRKTSCENCIQQFLRLWHPHKKMYVGCWIIDFDQETKMHTLKFNDLHTEKFNLKEEEWHFLEVDFDED, encoded by the exons ATGGTCCGCGTGGGCTTGTCTTCCGCGCCCGGGGTCAATCTGACAGAG CAAATCGATAATGTTTTTGACCAACTGATCAACAAGATAGAACATGCGGATTTTGATACGCGGCCTTTCTTGAAACAATTGAATGTGTTAGGCCGCTATGAACCAATCAAGCGGA ATGTATATTGCACTAAGAGACGCATTGAAGATTATGGCATTTCTTGTCACTGTAAGCCTTCTCCTGGTTCATCAGTTGTGTGTGGCAGAGACTGCCATTGTGG CATGCTTTTCTCTTGCTGTTCATCACAATGTGAATGTGATGACACATGCACCAATAAATCATTCCAGCACAGACCTCTTAAGAAAACCAAATTGATTAAG ACAGAGAAATGTGGTCATGGATTGGTTGCTGAGGATGAAATAAAGAAAGGAGAATTTGTTATTGAGTATGTTGGAGAAG TTATTGATGACAGAACATGTGAGAATAGGCTATGGACAATGAAAAGGCTGCTTGACACTGACTTCTACCTTTGTGAGGTCAGTAGTAATATGGTCATTGATGCAACAAACAAGGGAAACCGGTCCCGATTCATAAACCATAGCTGTGAACCAAACACAGCGATGCagaaatg GACTGTTGATGGAGAGACCAGGGTTGGAATTTTTGCACTTCGTGACATAAAGATAGGGGAGGAGCTGACCTATGACTATAA CATAATGTACAGATTTGTCCAGTTTGGAGCAGCTCAAGTTTGTCATTGTGGGTCTTCGAACTGCAGAAAAATGCTAGGCACGACGAAGTATTCAGGAAGCTCACAGAATCATCATGCCAAGAAGAAAAAGCGGAAAACAAGTTGTGAGAATTGCATACAGCAGTTTCTTCGGCTGTGGCATCCACATAAAAAAAT GTATGTTGGTTGTTGGATAATTGACTTCGATCAAGAAACTAAAATGCATACT CTGAAGTTCAATGATCTCCATACTGAAAAGTTcaatttgaaggaagaagaatggCACTTCTTAGAG